The DNA segment TCACATACGAGTTTCGTTCCGTAATACAGTATAGGTGCAGTAGCTTTTTATTGTCAAGAGCGAACGTATCGTTGTTCTCTACAGCGATATGAAATCTTCTATCAGTCTTCTAGAAATCTTCTATCAGCTTCTATCAGTCACGAGTAAAACTGAAGCTGGTATTTATCttttgaaattgaaattgattCAATGGTGAGTAAAattaaatactatatctaaaaTTTTCATTGATCAATGGTATTATTATGCTTATCGAATAATCACGGAATTTCTAATTTGATAGTTTTATTTGAATATTACTATGAAATATACAAAACGATAATTATTTAGTAAACTATTAATTGATCAACTCTATATATTTCGACTATGATCCACTTCCTGGGCCGTTTTTATGTCTAAGAGCCTTGTAGTAGATTGTACACCGAATACGAGGTCTTAATTAACTACAATCAAACGATTAATCCGATAGTAGACGATACTAACATTAGAGAAAACGGACATAAGTAGAAAATTACTGACGATTACGAATAAGTCGATGTTCACCGTAATAATGTGCGCAGCCTCGAATTCTATCGGTGATCGCGTTCGATTCATGGTGATCAGAAGTATCTTTTTCGCACTATCGTTGAGGCCCGTCCAATCAACTTGAAAAATCATGTCCGCTAGATCGATACTCTGAAAGAATCGTTGACTTATTCATTGTTCCACGCACGTACGATTTGTAAAATGGCAATCCTTGTAAACCTTCATTTTCACTTCGTTCCCATACCAACAATAAAGAAAGCTCTGCATTATCATTATGGCCATATAAGTAACCGTAGCTAGAAATTCGGTGCTTAGGATATCTAACTTGATCAACTGAATCAGGCTCAGGCACAGCAGCAAGGAGCTTCCGAAAAGTTGCGAGAAGATATTCAAGTAGAGAGCTTTGTTTGTCATCCCGGCTAACCTGCAACGAAACCATGCTTTCGTTCAAGATCCCACGTTTTGTCCGCGGTCAAGAAAAATCAATTGACTGAGCCTGTTACTGGTAGATACAATTGTGATGGCGAACGAATCTCCGCAAAGTACCCTGGCTGTTCGTTGTCACGTCGTTCAGACGGAACAGAAGAATTTCGAATTGGCAACAGATTTGAGCCAACACGCCGAAGAACAGACTGTCGGTTGCACCTTGCACCAGCGACTGCATAACAACTGGTAACAGCTGAAACGTAAACGTCAATGGAAAAGTGATCTCGGACGTGTAATTGTACGGTATCCAGCCTCTGTACGTTAATCTGCCGTATTGGAAATTGGTTCGCAACGAGTTCAGAACAGTTATGCTGACGGCGGTTTCGATCAGTAACGTGTATCGAACAGCGTTCCTCCTACGAAAATGTTACGGTTAACAGTAGAAAAATATTGAAACTTCCAGCTGATCGTACGATACCAACCAAACTCGATCGTCGTACTTGAGTTGAATCTGTGCCTCCTCGTTGTTCGTGGTAGCGCACGGTTCCTCGAGGAAGCTGTTCATCAAATTTATAATCGCTTCCCGCTTATGCAGCACGTTAACCAATTTTGAACAGCTGATGCACATGGCGATCAGTATATTACTGCTGTCCGCGAACTCGTTCATGTCCTTTACTGTGAATATGCTGGCGATCGCGGAAATCACGAACGCGAACGACAGAATGATTATTATCAGGCTGTAAAGCCTGTAGATTCCGGTTTTTAGTGGCGAAGTCCACGATACAGGTCGCAGACATCCGGTGCACGAGAGAAGCGTGAAAAATGTCGACACTCTCATTTTCTCTTTGTCGACGAATCTAAAGTTTCATTGTTTCGCACGATGCGAATGTACAATGCAAAGTCAGGAGAGAGAGACAGTCACTGTGCGATATCCGGTGTGCGTTCGAGGGATGACTCTTATAAAGCTCATTACTAATGCACCCCGTATTGTCGTCTACAATTACTTACTCTCCGTGAAATTACCGCTAATCGGGGTGGAAAAAATGATTGCAATTGGTGCGTGGTATCAACATTGCAGAGGAGATGTTATTTTTTATGACTACGCGGAACGTAGTATAGTCGCGGTAAAGAGAAAACGTGCATTCTTTACTTCTAACTAGTCTAGACCAGTTTCGCTCTTAAAATAGACACACGGTACGTAGTGATCGACAGACACGAGTGCATCGTTTCGGGTGGTTGAAATTTGTCCAATTTCTCGTCAGTTGGTCAATTGATAAAATTCaagtattataaagaaacaaatATTTGTACAAATTATTCCATCGTGACGCATGGTGCGCGAAGTCGAATGGAATGTAATACCAACTGTCTTTTCTAAACGATCACAGAGCTGTCATTTATTGTAACAATCGTATTACTAAGGAGTTATAACGTTTTTTTCGGTAGAATGTAAATTGATCGGTAGTAGGTGGGTATCTGGAACGAAAGGTCTCCATGGGAATCCTCTACGTTCCAATCGTGGTCCGTTTTCTCGTTTGCTGCTATTTTCGAGAGCTTTGCAACACGTTGTAGACCGAATAGGAGCTTTTAACCAGCTACAATCAGATAGACGGGAACAACAAACTCTTTAGCCagataaatcgcgagatcggtgTTTAAAACTACGTTTCTATGTAGAATGTTACCGACGTTCACGAAGAAGTCTATGTCCACCGTCATCACGTGCACGCTGTCCAATTGAATGGGCGACCGTGTTCGATTCATAGCGATCAGAAGCACCTTTTTCGCACCTTTGCCAAGTCCCGTCCAATCGATTTGAAAGATCGCGTCTGTCACGTCGATCGACTGAAACAAGCATCAAATTCGTATCGATGATAATCAAATACTGTTCGAAATGAGGGTTGCACGGCGCACCTTCAATTTCACTTCGTTCCCGTGCCAACAGTAGAGAAAACTTTGCAAAAGAATCGTCGCCAAGTAAAGTATCGTCGCGAGAAATTCGGTGCTCAGTATGTCAGCTTTCAACAGCTGAATCATGCTCAGGCAGAGTACCAGGAAGCTTCCGAAGAATTGCGAGAAGATCATCAAGTTGAGCGTGTTGTTCATCGCCTCGGCTAATCTGGAATCGAACCGTTCGATAAGTCTCCGTTTCCTTGCAGATCGAATGGAGAGGGTAGTTGGACCGATCCGGTTAACTCGTAAATGCAGTTGTGGTGGCGAACGAATCTCCGCAACGTGGCCACGCTGTTCGTCGCTACGTCGTCAAGACGTGACACGAGGATCTCGAATTGGCAACAGATTTGCATCAACAGCCCGACGAACAGAACATCGGTAGCGACGTGGACCAACGACTGCATGAGCACAGGTAACAACTGAAACGTGAACGTTAATGTGAAAACGATCGTCGATGTGTAATTGTAAGGTATCCAGGCTCTGTATGTTAGTCTGCCCTCCTGAAAATTGGTCAGTAACGAGCTGATGGTAGTCATCATGACGGAGGCCTCGATCATTATCCCATAACACAGAGCGTTCCTCCTGCGAAAATGTGTTTATCGTCAATAAGAGGAGGTGGAACAAATTTGATCTTCCGATCGGTTCTACTGACCATAGTCGATTGTCGTATCTCAGTTGAATCTCCGATTCTTCCATACTCGACGTAGCGCACGGTTCCTCGAGAAACATGTTTACCAAATTCATAATCTCCCTCCGGAAAAACAGAACGTTCATCAATTTGCAGAAGCCAACGAAGATGGTAATCAATATGTAAGTGATGTCCACGAATTCGTCCACGTTCTCTACTGTAAAGATACTGCCGATTTCCGAAACGAAGAAGGCGATCGTGCAAAGTATCACGGTGAGAGTATAGACGCTGTAGATTCCGATTTTCAATGGCGAGGTCCACGATATCGGCCGCCAACATCCGGTACATGAGAGAAGAGTGAAAAATGTCGACACTCTCATATCTGTTTCGTCGATTCAGCGACAGCTTCGTTTACGGTCTCGTTCTCGAGGCGTCGATGTACTCTATCATTTCTATCACTGTATAGAAACCTTAAGATCGCGATAGAGGTAAAATCACGAAGATAGCCACTCTACGACATCTCGTGGGCATCTGAGGGACGATTCTTATAAAGCTCATTACTAATGCACCCCGCTCTACCATATCGCACAATTAGATTACCTATCGTCAAATGACTCCTAAATCGAGCAGGATAAATGCCAGCAATTCTACGATATCGTACATTGCGGTGTTCGTATCATTTTTTGATGAAACCTAATAGTGACGTACGACGTAACGTGTACTTTTGTTTTTCTCAAGAAATACGTGGACAGTGGTAGTCAGTAGTGTTCGATAGTCAATGATGAGTGCATCGTCGTATCTATAGATGATGCACAGTCTGCGAACTTCAATCAATTTCGAGGAAAACATTAAGCTGGTATTAGTTTTATCAAATAGAAACAGTGAGTAGAAATTGAGTACTGTGTCAATAATTGATATTCTAAATTTGAGCAAGTCCTCGCATATAGTTCTCAGTTAAATAATCTCTTGTCAATCGTTTCATGGAAAACAGTTTACCGTCAACAAGATATTTTCATTGCGTCAATCAAACAGTCATAGAAGGCGCAATTAAATCAGATTTATTTTGATAGAAGTGTCTATTATTAAAGAATTATATAACGTTTACATTTTGTATAACGTATACTTATCAATGGTACGTGGGAATTGGAACGCCGGCATTCGATTTCTGTCTCGGTGGTAGGTTTGGTTATTTTCGATTACTTTGTAGCAGGTTGTACACCGAGTAGGAACTTTTAAGTAGCTACAATTAAACAGAAATATACAGAAATACTTGGACCATATGACACGCCTTTTAAGATAAAAAGAGGAATAAAATATTACTGACGGTCATGAAGAAGTCAATGTTCACCGTCATCACATGCGCGCTTTCCAATTCTATGGGTGATTGCGTCCGATTCATCGCAATTAAAAGGATCTTCTTGGCACTCGCGTCCAATTCTGTCCAATCGATTTGAAACATCATGTCAGCCAGGTCGGTGCTCTGAAAAAATTATCCAAACAAACGTCGTTTAGTTAAATTCGTAAAGTGGCCAGCTGATACAGAAAAACGTTCCTCGAAGCTCGTCGAACGAACCTTTAATTTCACTTCGTTCCCATACCAGCAATAGATAAAGCTCTGCAATAGGATCGAGGTCAGATAAAATATCGTCGCTAcgaactcagtgctgaaaatattaattttcagtAACTGAATCACATTCAAGCAGAGAACCAAAAAGCTTCCAAAATATTGGGAGAAGATTATCAGGTTCATAGTGTCGTTTATCGTCGCGGTCAGTCTGCAATGAAATTTCTCTAAATTAGAAATCTCGACGAAACTTCTCTCCCTAGATCGAATTTAATAATCACGAGTGTTTAATCGTGTCGATTACTGGTAAATGCAATTGTGGTGATGAACGATTCTCCTTAGAGTAACGTTGCTGTTCGCTTCCATATTGTTCAAACGTGACAGAAGGATTTCGAATTGGCAACAGACTTGCATCAGAACACCGACAAAGAGTACGTCTGTGGCAAGATGCACCAAAGACTGCATCAGTATGTATACCAGCTGAGAAGCAAACGTTAACGAGTACACGATCGCTGTTGTATAATCGTACGGTATCCAGGCTCTGTAAGTTAGTCTGCCGTGCTTGAAATTAGTCAGTATCGAGTTGAAAATAGTCATGCCAATGGAGAATTCGATCAGAGCTGTGTAACGGAAAGCGTTTCTCCTGTGTGAAAATGTAACAGTTGACAATAGCAATGAAAAAGAAGCGTCATTTCAATCGATTGTACTCACCTTAATTGAGCGTCGTATATCATTTGAATCTCTGTCTCCTCTTTAGTCGAAGTAGCGTATGGTTCCTCCAGAAAGGCGTTCATCAAACTTATTATCCGTTCTCGATAGAGCAACACGTTCAACGATTTGCAACAGCCGACGAATATAGTGATCAATACATAAGTATTGTCCACGAATTCGTCGACGCTTTTCACTGTGAAGAGACTGCCAGTTCCGGTGATCACAAAAATGATGGAAAGAAGTACGAAGGACAGAGTGTAGACATTGTAAATTAACGTTTTCAGTGGCGAGGACCACGATATTGGCCGCCAGCATCCACTGCACGAGAGAAGCGTGAAAAACGTAGATAATTGCATTTCTGCTTCGCACGAATGGAACCAAAAATTTTGTTTACGATCTCGTCTTCGAACGATCGATATACTTTAGCATTTTTATTTCGTAAATCGAACGATTGAAAGTGCGATGCACGTATACAGTATAGATTGTTATGTCGATAGTATTCAcattgcgatgtctcgtgtACGTCTGAGGAGGCGATTCTTATACAGCTTATTACTAATGCACCCCCTTTTGTCGTGTTGCTCGATCGTGTTGCCATTCGCGTAATGGTTCCTAATCTATTTCGGAAAAATGTCTGTAATTTATTAAATAGTTATAAGAAGTGGCTATAAGAAGTATAATAGAAGGTTAAGGATGCCTCTTCTTTCCGCACACGAGACCATTTTTACACTTGAACACGATGCACAGTAGCATCTGATTAATGAAGATGAGTGCATCGTCAAGAGGGACCATCGTTTGAATctttttggaatttttatcaaagTGGTGTATTGTTGGTTACTTCGAAGCATTCGTAATAACTGCACGGATTAAAGTATTGCATCATAAGGAACTAATTCGAAGAGAGAAGTATCCGAGAGTGGTATTCAAGCGATATTTTATTGGTAAGCGATAATATTATCGGTTAGAATTACTTATTGTATTTTTGTATGGAACAGTAACAATACTTGCAGCTGGAATAGATTTATCCTACAATGTTCtacaatgtataatatgttTCGTATAATATGCATATTAATCAGTGGCATGTAAGAAATAGATCGAACGTACTTGATAAACGGTATTTcagctgtggctcgctcgttcgTTGCTAACCGCGAGAGTTCTGCAGCAGATTGTACAACGAATAGGAACCCTTAACTAGCTACAATTAGATAGACATACAGTTTTACTGGCGTAACCAGTTTCATGGGAAAAGTATACGTGCGATGTCACAGACCGTCATGAAGAAGTCGAGGTTCACCGTAATCACGTGTGCGCTGTCCAACTCGATGGGCGATCGCGTTCGATTCATCACGATTAGAAGTATCTTCTTGGTGCTCTCGGTTAGGTCTGTCCAATCGCTTTGAAAGATGGCGTCGGATAGGTCCATGCTCTGGAAAAGTAACGTAACAAATTGTCGTTAGGTCAGGTTTAGAGGATTACAACCCTCGAAGTACGAACCTTCAGTTTCACCTTGTTTCCGAACCAACAGTAAATGAAGTTCTGTACTAGAATCGCGCCCAAATAGGATATCGTCGCTAAGAATTGGGTGCTCACTATGTCCATGTTTAACAGCTGGACCAT comes from the Xylocopa sonorina isolate GNS202 chromosome 1, iyXylSono1_principal, whole genome shotgun sequence genome and includes:
- the LOC143426316 gene encoding LOW QUALITY PROTEIN: odorant receptor 2a-like (The sequence of the model RefSeq protein was modified relative to this genomic sequence to represent the inferred CDS: substituted 2 bases at 2 genomic stop codons) → MLNGCWRPISWSSPLKTLIYNVYTLSFVLLSIIFVITGTGSLFTVKSVDEFVDNTYVLITIFVGCCKSLNVLLYRERIISLMNAFLEEPYATSTKEETEIQMIYDAQLRRNAFRYTALIEFSIGMTIFNSILTNFKHGRLTYRAWIPYDYTTAIVYSLTFASQLVYILMQSLVHLATDVLFVGVLMQXSTRLNTRDYXIRSRERSFVEISNLEKFHCRLTATINDTMNLIIFSQYFGSFLVLCLNVIQLLKINIFSTEFVATIFYLTSILLQSFIYCWYGNEVKLKSTDLADMMFQIDWTELDASAKKILLIAMNRTQSPIELESAHVMTVNIDFFMTLLKSSYSVYNLLQSNRK
- the LOC143429604 gene encoding odorant receptor 94b-like, with amino-acid sequence MNRTRSPIQLDSVHVMTVDIDFFVNVGNILHRNVVLNTDLAIYLAKELYSLIIIILSFAFVISAIASIFTVKDMNEFADSSNILIAMCISCSKLVNVLHKREAIINLMNSFLEEPCATTNNEEAQIQLKRNAVRYTLLIETAVSITVLNSLRTNFQYGRLTYRGWIPYNYTSEITFPLTFTFQLLPVVMQSLVQGATDSLFFGVLAQICCQFEILLFRLNDVTTNSQGTLRRFVRHHNCIYQLAGMTNKALYLNIFSQLFGSSLLLCLSLIQLIKLDILSTEFLATVTYMAIMIMQSFLYCWYGNEVKMKSIDLADMIFQVDWTGLNDSAKKILLITMNRTRSPIEFEAAHIITVNIDLFVILIKTSYSVYNLLQGS
- the LOC143432615 gene encoding odorant receptor Or1-like; the protein is MRVSTFFTLLSCTGCWRPISWTSPLKIGIYSVYTLTVILCTIAFFVSEIGSIFTVENVDEFVDITYILITIFVGFCKLMNVLFFRREIMNLVNMFLEEPCATSSMEESEIQLRYDNRLWRNALCYGIMIEASVMMTTISSLLTNFQEGRLTYRAWIPYNYTSTIVFTLTFTFQLLPVLMQSLVHVATDVLFVGLLMQICCQFEILVSRLDDVATNSVATLRRFVRHHNCIYELAEAMNNTLNLMIFSQFFGSFLVLCLSMIQLLKADILSTEFLATILYLATILLQSFLYCWHGNEVKLKSIDLSDVIFHSNWTKLNKDSKQILLIAMNRTQSPIELETAHVITVNVDLFVVLIKTSYSVYNLLQNS